In Chrysemys picta bellii isolate R12L10 unplaced genomic scaffold, ASM1138683v2 scaf243, whole genome shotgun sequence, the genomic window GGAATCAGGAGACGTggcttctactcccagctctgccactggcctgctgggagacctggggcaagtcatgtccctggccagtgcctcagtttccccacctgtgagaTGGGGACAAGGAACATGGCctcttttgcaaagcactttgagatctactgatgaaaaactcCACagaagagctaggcattattctTATCATCTCCTGTCTAACACCTGGTCCCAGGACCACACGGGAGACATTTGGCCAAGCAGAGATGAGATGATGGAGTGTCCCCCTCCAACTGAGCAAGGCATTCCCCTCatcaccctgccccccatttttGCTTGTGCGCCCCAGTGGCACCCCTTGACGTAAGCAGCCTGTGTGCCTCTCCTCACGCTAGATACTGGACCTCTCTGAGCAACCTGGTGGCATCCCTGCTAAACTCGGTCCGCTCCATCGCCTCCCTGCTCTTCCTCCGCttcctcttcatcatcatcatcatcttctcccTGCTGGGGATGCAGCTCTTCGGTGGGAAGTTCGACTTTGAAGACATGGAGTTGCGGCGCAGCACCTTCGATAACTTCCCCCAGGCGCTTATCAGTGTCTTCCAGGTACGGGGCATGGGGTGCAGTGGGCATCAATCCCGCTGGTCTAACGCATAGAGGAGGGGCTGAagtcaggatacctgggttctttTTTGGGCTCTGGGGGACAGTGTgacttagtggttagagcagggaacaaggagtcaggacttctgggttctgttctttctGGTCCAGTGGAATGGTTCTACTTGACCTGTTCTTTCACTCACCCTGTCTCCCAGATCCTGACCGGAGAAGATTGGAATTCAATCATGTACAATGGGATCATGGCTTATAAAGGGCCCTCCTTCCCCGGCGTGCTGGTATGCATTTACTTCATCATCCTCTTTGTCTGCGGGAACTGTATCCTCTTTCTAGCCAGTTGGGGAGTAACAGCTGGGCGTTTTCTTGTCTTATCTAGCACAGTCACATCTAGGTTCAAGTACACATCGGGGAAGAGCTATGGGGCTGGGTATGGTATGTTCAGACATCATAGTACCAGGAGTGAGGGAAATGATGCAACAGGAGTGGGGGTTAAAAGGGATGAAAAAATCCGTTGGGACACCAACAGAGATTCACTGGTGACAGCCAAGAGGCAGCTGTCATGGGTACACAGAGGGCTCGTTGCTGAACCTGGGGTTCTCCCCACCTGCCTGCGTACATTGCTTAGTGTCATCACACAGGCTCTCGCTAAGCCTGGGCCATGGAAGGGACTCATTCCTTACATATGAGCATGCTCCCTAAGCTCCttagccccaccccctctcagATATCTGCTCAATGTCTTCCTGGCCATCGCTGTGGACAATCTGGCCGAGGCCGAGAACCTGACGTCGGCCCAGAAAGCCAAAGCCGAGGAGAAGAAGCGGAGGAAAATGTCCAGGTCGGTGCTGCTCTCTGCTGCTTAAAAGCGGGAACCCCCAAGGGCCCAGGGCTTGCAAATCAATGTGAGCTGCTGGTCTTGGGCATCATCTCAGCAGCATTCATTGCATCTCTGCCATGGCCTCACTCCTCACCTCTCTTTTGTGGTTCCCCCGTCCAGAAGTTACCCAGAGAAATCTGAGGAGGAAAAGCTCCTGCTGGCCAAGAAGCTGGAGCAGAAAGCCAAGGCTGAAGGAATCCCCACCACAGCCAAGGTCAGTGCCGCGACCCCTCTGAGCTCGTCTGAACAAATGTCTAGGGGAACTTTCCCTGGCAGTTGAGGAGTACGGTACCCAGCAGTAATGTCTTCCCATTATTTGTCCTGTCGTGCATGAAAGGTGGATGGCCAtgccaggagggagggagatttcCCCAGGGCCCACGGAATGACTGGGGACAAAATCCTGAGCTTCAGCAGACGCATCTCCGGAGACTTGTAGCAAGACGTCCATTCTGTATGCCCTGTAGGCCCGGATCATTCCTCTGACAAGCGAGCCTgctttccctgtcccctcccaaaaAGCGTGGAGGGGGGacggggagtgggactcagtgggtACAGGCCCAGGATCAAAGGTCCCGTATCAAAGGACTGTCTCGGTGGAGTTTCCACTCAAGATCTTTCTACACACACGtgttcacagacacacacacatatagggcCCATCAGAGGCCCTTGTCCAACTGGCCAGTGATCCTGGCTCCCCTGCcccttgttatttattattaattatttctattatggtagcgcctaggagcagtggcagattagccactgggcctgGGGCCCCAGCCAACTGGGGGGGCCCCCGGAAAAAAATCTGCTGGCAGCAGCGAAAGCCTGGAGCTGCGGCCGCCGGGCGGGTGAGGCTGGAAAGCCCCCACGCACTGACCCTGTTCCGTGGCAGAAGTgttgggcaggggaagccccctccacagcagccagaccCTGGTCCCACAGAGAAGCacgggggtggcaggggaagccTCAGCATCCAGACCCTGGGACTGAAGGAGCTCTCACACCCTGCTGTGGCCCCAGGGCCGTGGCACGGGACAGAGCTTCTTGgtcttggggtgcagtgggggggggcagaaaggagcaaaaggggttgtggggctgcagtgggggggcagaatgaggaggaccctgggtggaacaggggcgggccccaggggaaggggcagaaaggggtggggctgtgggtggggccacaggtggaaggggtggggaggggccccccacttgctctggcccaagaCCCCAGGGAACCTTAATCCGCTTCTGCCTAGGAGCCTCCGtcgtgggtcagagccccattgtgccaggcactgtacaaacacagaacaaacagatgGCTCCTGCCCCAGTGGGAGATCGGGGGAGCTCTCCCTGCCTCTCGCCTGCAGCATTGTCCCGCTGGCCTGCGGAAGGCTGGCTCGCAGAGCCCTGGCAGTGCCACGGGTGGTGTTTCCGGGATGCTCAGTTAgtcgcctctctctctccttctcagttAAAAGTGGACGAGTTTGAATCAAACGTGAATGAGATCAAAGACCCCTACCCTTCTGCTGACTTCCCAGGTAAGGCTCTGGCTTGATCCTTGCCTCCAGccggagagactgagggagcgaTGGAAAGGGTTGGGGTGGCTTGCAGAGAGAAATCCCATTGGAGGGCTCTGGTCCCAAGAGTGCAGCTCAGCTAGTGGCTTATTATGATGCAGAAAGCCACATGGTTTGTTTCCAGCAGAC contains:
- the LOC135978402 gene encoding voltage-dependent L-type calcium channel subunit alpha-1S-like, with the protein product LNVFLAIAVDNLAEAENLTSAQKAKAEEKKRRKMSRSYPEKSEEEKLLLAKKLEQKAKAEGIPTTAKLKVDEFESNVNEIKDPYPSADFPGKALA